AGGAGCGTCGTTTGTTGCGAAAGAGATTTCGCCAGGCGAGTTTGAGGTAAAACCACATAGGGCAATATCAGATCTTTACCATTTGTTGCGTCATGGAATCGTCAATGCAGCCGCAATGCACGCGCCGGCTCGATGTGTGCCGCTTTCACCGAAGGAAACAGGCTGACGAGATTCGCCGTCACGATTACCGTGATGGTCGGAATGAGCAGGCTGCGCAGATTCACCTCGCTGTACATGGCTTTGAACTCAACGCCGGCAAAAGTGAACGGCTCGGGCAGCGCGATGCCGCGCAGGGAAAGCCAGTAATTCAGCGCCACGGCGCAAGCCGCGCCCAGGATGACACTCACCAGAGTGATGACATTCACTTCATACAGCACGAGTTTGAAAATTTGCGCCGGTTGCGTGCCGACGGCTTTCAACACACCATATTCGCGGGTGCGCTCCAACACCGACATCAGCACGGTGTTCAATACGCCGATCGCCACAATCAGCAGAATAATGAACAAGCTGATCCAAGTCCCCTGCTGATCCATTTTCATGGCATCATAAAAAGATCTGGCAAATTCCTGCCAGGGCGCGATGGCGAGATCAGGGCCGGCAAACGTCGATCTCAATTCTTCGGTGAGTTCATCAACCTCCTCAAGATCGTGCGCGATGACGACGATTTCGTGCACCCGCTGTGGCAGCGCCAGCAGCTCTTGCGCTTCCGGCAAGGGCAGATAGAAGGCCATGCGATCGGCAAACTCATCGCCGCTGTCGGAGATTCCCGCAACGTGATACAATGCGTTGGCAATCGAGCCGTCCGCCGCCTGCGAGAGAACCACAATTTCGTCTCCCACCTCGGCATGCACAACCTTCGCCAGACCTTTGCCCAAAATGGCCTCGGGTGTGGCATTCTGCGAAAAAATTCTTCCAGCGACAATTTTTCGGTCAAAGCGGGTGGCCGCAATCTCGCGTTCGGTGTCGATGCCAATGATCTGCACACCCGCACTCTTTTCTCCGACCGCGACCAAACCTGCCGAATACAAACGCGGCGTCCAGGAGGCTACGCCCGGGAGTTGTTGAACTCTCTTCCCGACCTCCGAGAAGTTGTCGATGGTTTTGTAAAGCGAAGGTTTGTCGAGATAGCCCTGCGCGTGAATCTGAATGTGACCTAGGCGGGTGCGCGTGAACAGGTCGATCACGGAGGTGTAGGTGCCGTCCGAAATGCCGATGGCCAGCGCCGAGAGAATGAATCCACCCAGAATCGTGAGGCCGGTCAAAATGGTGCGGCGTTTCTGGCGAAAAACATTGCGAAAGGCGATTTTGAAGAGCATGGCAGTCTGCTTAATTTCCCGATTGCAAATTTCTCAAGCTGAAAATGTCATCATCCAACTTCTTGTCGAACTCCAAGGCCAGGTAGCGAATGACAGTCTTTTGGCCTTCTTTGTTTTGGGGAATCAGCTCCATGGTTGCCGGAATGGTGCGTGCGCCGAACGCCTTGATGTCCCTAAAATGAATCACGCGCATCAGGTTGCCTTTTTCATCATAGTATCTATCCCAAACCGGCAGATAATCCTCGCGGCGCACGGCTGTGACAATTTTGCCCCATACGATGGGCAAATCTTCACGTGGAATGGCTTCGACATACAGCAGTCCCGGTTCCGCCTCTTCGGGCGTGATGAGTTTGTAAGTGAAATCCTCCAGCAATGTGAATTCGCTCACCAAATCGTCGTTGGTAAAATCTGATCCCATCCATGAGCTCATCATCATGGAAGGCGGAATTTTGATGACCTTGTTTACGTTGGGAAGAAAATTCCACATTTCATCGCCGAGGCGCAACGTCGCCACGCCCTTCTCCTTTTGCGGCTCGAGAATGCGAATGAACGTCTTGTCCATTCCCTTGCTCCACACTTTCATGCGCAGCGTACGCTGCCAGTTTGGAGTG
This sequence is a window from Cytophagia bacterium CHB2. Protein-coding genes within it:
- a CDS encoding ABC transporter permease, with product MLFKIAFRNVFRQKRRTILTGLTILGGFILSALAIGISDGTYTSVIDLFTRTRLGHIQIHAQGYLDKPSLYKTIDNFSEVGKRVQQLPGVASWTPRLYSAGLVAVGEKSAGVQIIGIDTEREIAATRFDRKIVAGRIFSQNATPEAILGKGLAKVVHAEVGDEIVVLSQAADGSIANALYHVAGISDSGDEFADRMAFYLPLPEAQELLALPQRVHEIVVIAHDLEEVDELTEELRSTFAGPDLAIAPWQEFARSFYDAMKMDQQGTWISLFIILLIVAIGVLNTVLMSVLERTREYGVLKAVGTQPAQIFKLVLYEVNVITLVSVILGAACAVALNYWLSLRGIALPEPFTFAGVEFKAMYSEVNLRSLLIPTITVIVTANLVSLFPSVKAAHIEPARALRLH
- a CDS encoding outer membrane lipoprotein-sorting protein, producing MKIIIIELLLFCLIVSPLLAQHRNVDSEVTEIVKKIDELYRSSTSAGEMEMEIITPNWQRTLRMKVWSKGMDKTFIRILEPQKEKGVATLRLGDEMWNFLPNVNKVIKIPPSMMMSSWMGSDFTNDDLVSEFTLLEDFTYKLITPEEAEPGLLYVEAIPREDLPIVWGKIVTAVRREDYLPVWDRYYDEKGNLMRVIHFRDIKAFGARTIPATMELIPQNKEGQKTVIRYLALEFDKKLDDDIFSLRNLQSGN